A genomic stretch from Neomonachus schauinslandi chromosome 14, ASM220157v2, whole genome shotgun sequence includes:
- the LOC110579829 gene encoding protein sidekick-1-like, translated as MQSRCPGAQVPIKACGLSTRYQIATRLAGSSPSTFTTAEVGATVRQFTGTELAPESAYIFRLPAKTRQGWSSRWRAPSSPLRREPPRDESLNSLLQEYQIYYWELESEVSSATVSKMLKTALALQAELPALRNTGVMRSS; from the exons ATGCAGTCCCGGTGTCCAGGGGCCCAGGTTCCCATCAAGGCGTGTGGCCTGTCAACAA GGTACCAGATCGCCACCCGCCTGGCCGGCAGCAGCCCCAGCACGTTCACCACGGCGGAGGTGGGTGCCACGGTGAGGCAGTTCACGGGCACCGAGCTGGCCCCAGAGTCGGCATACATCTTCAGGCTGCCGGCCAAGACGAGGCAGGGCTGGTCGAGCCGCTGGAGGGCCCCGTCATCACCACTGAGAAGAGAG CCTCCAAGAGACGAGAGCCTGAACAGCCTTCTTCAGGAATACCAGATCTACTACTGGGAGCTGGAGTCAGAGGTATCCTCAGCCACCGTGTCCAAGATGCTCAAAACCGCTTTGGCTTTACAGGCTGAGCTCCCAG